From Mus musculus strain C57BL/6J chromosome 17, GRCm38.p6 C57BL/6J, the proteins below share one genomic window:
- the Rpl36 gene encoding 60S ribosomal protein L36 isoform X1, whose translation MALRYPMAVGLNKGHKVTKNVSKPRHSRRRGRLTKHTKFVRDMIREVCGFAPYERRAMELLKVSKDKRALKFIKKRVGTHIRAKRKREELSNVLAAMRKAAAKKD comes from the exons ATGGCTCTGCGCTACCCCATGGCCGTGGGCCTCAACAAGGGCCACAAGGTGACGAAAAACGTCAGTAAGCCGAGACACAGCCGGCGACGCGGG CGCCTCACCAAACACACCAAGTTCGTGCGGGACATGATCCGGGAGGTGTGCGGCTTCGCACCCTACGAGCGGCGAGCCATGGAGTTGCTCAAAGTGTCCAAGGACAAGCGCGCACTCAAGTTCATCAAGAAGAGG GTGGGCACGCACATCCGCGCCAAGAGAAAGCGGGAGGAGCTGAGCAACGTGCTGGCAGCCATGAGGAAGGCGGCGGCCAAGAAGGATTGA